In Streptomyces alboniger, the following are encoded in one genomic region:
- a CDS encoding ROK family protein: MHMDLVAALDIGGTKIAGALVDGRGRILLRAQRPTPAREDGDTVMRAVEQVLAELTAGDLWREVTAVGIGSAGPVDASAGTVSPVNVPGWRGYPLVDRVRAATDGLPVHLVGDGVAMTAAEHWQGAARGHDNALCMVVSTGVGGGLVLGGKLHPGPTGNAGHIGHISVDLDGDPCPCGARGCVERIASGPNIARRAVEGGWRPGPDGDTSAAAVASAARAGDPVALASFERAAQALAAGIAATATLVEIDIAVIGGGVAKAGDILFTPLRRALREYATLSFVRRLTVAPAVTGTDAGLVGAAAAALSGTPSAEVASRSAVGG, from the coding sequence ATGCACATGGACCTCGTCGCCGCACTCGACATCGGCGGCACCAAGATCGCCGGCGCCCTGGTGGACGGGCGGGGCCGCATCCTGCTGCGCGCCCAGCGGCCCACGCCCGCGCGTGAGGACGGCGACACGGTGATGCGGGCGGTCGAGCAGGTCCTCGCAGAGCTGACCGCGGGCGATCTCTGGCGTGAGGTCACCGCCGTCGGCATCGGCAGCGCGGGCCCGGTGGACGCGTCGGCGGGCACGGTCAGCCCCGTCAACGTCCCCGGCTGGCGGGGCTATCCGCTGGTGGACCGGGTCCGCGCGGCGACGGACGGGCTGCCGGTCCACCTGGTCGGCGACGGCGTGGCGATGACCGCGGCCGAGCACTGGCAGGGCGCGGCCCGCGGCCACGACAACGCGCTGTGCATGGTGGTCTCCACCGGCGTCGGCGGCGGCCTCGTCCTCGGCGGCAAGCTCCACCCGGGTCCCACGGGGAACGCGGGCCACATCGGCCACATCAGCGTGGACCTGGACGGCGACCCCTGCCCGTGCGGGGCGCGCGGCTGTGTCGAGCGCATAGCCAGCGGCCCGAACATCGCCCGCCGCGCCGTGGAGGGCGGCTGGCGTCCGGGCCCCGACGGCGACACGTCCGCGGCCGCCGTGGCGAGCGCCGCCCGCGCGGGGGACCCCGTCGCGCTCGCCTCCTTCGAACGCGCCGCCCAGGCGCTGGCCGCCGGGATCGCCGCCACGGCCACGCTCGTCGAGATCGACATCGCGGTGATCGGCGGGGGAGTGGCGAAGGCGGGCGACATCCTCTTCACACCGCTGCGCCGGGCCCTGCGCGAGTACGCCACGCTGTCCTTCGTACGCCGGCTGACCGTGGCCCCCGCCGTGACGGGCACGGACGCGGGCCTGGTGGGAGCGGCGGCGGCCGCGCTCAGCGGCACGCCGAGCGCGGAGGTCGCCTCGCGTTCCGCGGTGGGCGGCTGA